One segment of Macadamia integrifolia cultivar HAES 741 unplaced genomic scaffold, SCU_Mint_v3 scaffold808, whole genome shotgun sequence DNA contains the following:
- the LOC122070020 gene encoding uncharacterized protein LOC122070020, whose translation MARGGRGRRLGARKYRLTPYPLPSCHREVSDKESHQKKCSNALEKKDWEDANCSVCMEYPHNAVLLLCSSHDKGCRPYMCGTSYRYSNCLDQFKKAYTKVMSPRSAQPWDGLADNHNSDSGSGWPNENCEVMELACPLCRGQVKGWTVVEPAREYLNEKKRSCTQEECSFVGTYKELRKHVRAVHPSARPHEVDPALEQKWRRLEREREHDDVISTIRSSMPGAMVLGDYVIEGNHRGLGTDNEGDADDDGGYDVDLGDNFLNLFLLFHHNMGGVNLNTRLRRLERGYLRTLDEDGRAGITRVAAAGGAGDDEEDEDDDDDGSFAGRRRGRVMELGRSQRRLNRRNRQRTGIM comes from the coding sequence ATGGCGAGAGGTGGCAGGGGACGAAGACTTGGAGCCCGTAAGTACAGGTTAACTCCGTACCCATTACCGTCTTGTCATCGGGAGGTTTCAGATAAGGAATCACACCAGAAGAAATGTTCCAATGCATTGGAGAAAAAGGACTGGGAAGATGCAAACTGTTCGGTGTGCATGGAATATCCTCATAATGCTGTTCTCCTCCTCTGTTCCTCTCATGACAAGGGATGCCGTCCCTACATGTGTGGTACCAGTTATCGCTATTCCAACTGCCTTGACCAGTTCAAGAAAGCATACACCAAAGTAATGTCACCTCGCTCTGCACAACCATGGGATGGATTGGCGGACAACCATAACAGTGATTCAGGGTCTGGTTGGCCCAATGAGAACTGTGAAGTGATGGAGCTAGCATGCCCCCTTTGCCGAGGGCAGGTTAAAGGGTGGACTGTGGTGGAACCTGCACGCGAGTATCtcaatgagaagaaaagaagctgCACGCAGGAAGAATGCTCATTTGTTGGAACTTACAAAGAGCTCAGAAAGCATGTACGGGCAGTGCACCCATCAGCACGACCCCATGAGGTGGACCCTGCGCTTGAACAAAAATGGAGACGGCTTGAACGTGAGAGAGAGCATGATGATGTGATCAGCACAATAAGGTCATCCATGCCAGGGGCAATGGTCCTGGGAGACTATGTTATAGAGGGAAATCATCGTGGCCTTGGAACAGATAACGAGGGAGATGCTGACGATGATGGTGGTTATGATGTTGATTTAGGTGacaattttcttaatttatttcttcTGTTCCATCACAACATGGGGGGTGTCAACCTTAACACTCGCCTGAGGAGGTTGGAGAGGGGTTACCTCCGCACATTGGATGAAGATGGTCGTGCCGGAATCACTCGTGTTGCTGCAGCTGGTGGTGcaggagatgatgaagaagatgaggatgatgatgatgatggttcCTTTGCTGGCCGCCGCAGAGGCAGAGTGATGGAGCTGGGGAGGTCACAGAGGAGGCTTAATCGTAGAAATCGGCAGAGAACGGGGATAATGTGA